From Callospermophilus lateralis isolate mCalLat2 chromosome 5, mCalLat2.hap1, whole genome shotgun sequence, a single genomic window includes:
- the Garin3 gene encoding Golgi-associated RAB2 interactor protein 3: protein MSGIKRPRSSECVLPYYTAHSYRSMGVFNTSMGDLQRQLYKGGEYDIFKYAPMFESDFIQISKKGEVIDVHNRVRMVTVGIASTSPILPLPDVMLLARPAKVCEEHARRGRTIKGRGRKSAKTLELTRLLPLKFVKISIHDREKQQLRLKLATGRTFYLQLCPSSDVREDLFCYWEKLVYLLRPPAESCSSTPTIQTGDGNTEDDKSLLASDIHGEGDQDSGLLKLHELSGASSSAYAGGEGLQGAIAAVISTSGSTKEGAIAGTTGGLTVAGAATGGGSANSPASGALGIAATMPGGGGSSPVTAALAGAATKDAGEAGPSKALAVAVSSEEVNVALAGAASGSTGQSSSGGAVSISPGSSMSVVFAGTLMTSTTTNTGKDEAAAVAPLVSTLQSEGYMCERDGSQKVSKTSSEGRKEKKEKKEKKDKHASRKSSRHRRAGETHHKASREKSRKSSSHRSVSEHHGKTKDDRKDKGHRKGRGSSHKSASHSSSTKESRKIHKVGKSRSATSSVNLSKKSSKIGSFLRSFMVMPSSKTVVTSRDRELDIVTKTVEKHNIERKVERAQEGKDLEISGTVTSEMTERFIFEAKSI from the exons ATGTCTGGAATAAAGAGACCCAGGAGTAGCGAATGTGTGTTACCTTACTACACAGCCCACAGCTACCGTTCAATGGGTGTGTTCAATACCTCCATGGGGGACCTGCAACGACAACTGTACAAGGGAGGAGAGTATGACATTTTCAAGTATGCACCCATGTTTGAGAGTGATTTTATCCAGATTAGCAAAAAAGGAGAGGTGATTGATGTTCACAACCGTGTTCGAATGGTGACAGTGGGCATCGCCTCCACCAGCCCCATCCTTCCACTACCTGACGTCATGCTGCTGGCCAGACCTGCTAAAGTCTGTGAAGAGCATGCCAGACGTGGCCGGACCATTAAAGGGAGAGGACGGAAGTCTGCGAAGACTCTAGAGCTCACCAGGCTACTTCCCTTGAAGTTTGTCAAGATCTCCATCCACGATCGTGAGAAACAGCAATTGCGTTTGAAGCTTGCCACAGGCCGGACTTTTTATCTGCAGCTTTGTCCCTCTTCAGATGTACGAGAAGACCTCTTCTGCTACTGGGAAAAGCTTGTCTATCTTCTGAGGCCACCAGCAGAGAGCTGTAGCAGTACCCCAACAATTCAGACTGGGGATGGAAATACTGAGGATGACAAAAGCCTACTG GCCTCAGACATCCATGGAGAAGGAGATCAGGATTCTGGGCTTCTAAAGCTTCATGAACTGTCTGGAGCCTCCTCTTCTGCTTATGCTGGAGGAGAGGGACTTCAAGGTGCTATTGCAGCTGTCATCAGCACTTCGGGATCTACCAAAGAAGGAGCAATAGCAGGGACAACAGGTGGCTTGACTGTTGCAGGGGCAGCAACAGGAGGTGGGTCAGCAAACAGCCCTGCCTCAGGTGCTCTAGGTATAGCAGCCACCATGCCTGGAGGTGGAGGCTCCAGCCCGGTAACTGCAGCCCTGGCAGGAGCAGCCACCAAGGATGCAGGAGAAGCTGGACCTAGCAAGGCTTTAGCAGTTGCTGTCTCCTCAGAAGAAGTGAATGTAGCCTTGGCCGGTGCTGCAAGCGGTTCCACTGGGCAAAGCTCCTCAGGTGGAGCTGTCAGCATCTCCCCAGGCAGCAGCATGAGTGTGGTGTTTGCAGGGACCCTAATGACCAGCACAACAACCAATACAGGAAAAGATGAAGCAGCTGCCGTGGCACCCCTCGTATCAACCTTGCAGAGCGAAGGCTATATGTGTGAACGGGATGGAAGCCAGAAGGTTTCCAAGACCAGCAGTGAAGGCcggaaggaaaaaaaggaaaaaaaagaaaagaaggacaaACATGCCAGTAGGAAAAGTTCCCGGCACCGGAGAGCAGGTGAAACCCATCACAAGGCAAGCAGGGAAAAGAGCCGGAAATCATCCTCCCATCGGTCTGTATCTGAACACCACGGAAAAACAAAAGATGACAGGAAAGACAAAGGACACAGGAAAGGACGCGGCTCATCTCACAAAAGTGCCAGCCATAGTTCCTCTACCAAGGAGTCCAGGAAAATTCACAAAGTGGGGAAGAGCCGATCTGCAACTAGTTCAGTTAACTTAAGTAAGAAATCCAGTAAAATTGGCTCTTTTTTGAGGAGCTTCATGGTTATGCCCAGTTCAAAAACAGTTGTTACATCACGTGATAGAGAGCTAGACATCGTGAccaagacggtggaaaagcacaacATAGAGAGGAAGGTGGAGAGAGCCCAGGAAGGCAAGGATCTAGAGATCTCTGGTACTGTGACATCTGAGATGACAGAAAGGTTCATCTTTGAAGCCAAATCCATTTAA